One window from the genome of Rhodopirellula bahusiensis encodes:
- a CDS encoding NAD-dependent epimerase/dehydratase family protein: MPHPENILVTGATGMIGAPVVRRAAAAGHHVRAVVRSGSDRRVLDGCDVEWVDSDLTNPNAAYQDAIRKSDVIVHTAAHVGDWGPVSTYRAINLDAVEDLLRFASGSDRLRRLVHLSALGVYQAKHHFGTDEATPVDLRGFDGYTHTKALAEGLVNAAHQKDGMPTVIARPGFTYGEGDRRILPRLMQRFRNGSIRMIGDGQRVLNNTNIDNLIDGLFLCIDHDAAVGETFNLRDERLVTRAEFLGAVADFLELPPPKRVPLWFAKVARPVLETYGRIRGADEPPLLTGATMKFMTLNLDFSIKKAKRLLGYQPRVDFREGIQDALKWAAENASH; this comes from the coding sequence ATGCCCCATCCCGAAAACATTCTGGTGACCGGAGCGACGGGCATGATTGGTGCCCCGGTGGTGAGACGTGCGGCGGCCGCGGGTCACCACGTGCGGGCGGTCGTGCGATCGGGATCGGATCGTCGGGTTCTGGATGGCTGCGACGTGGAGTGGGTGGATTCGGATTTGACCAATCCCAATGCCGCTTACCAAGACGCGATTCGCAAGAGCGACGTGATCGTTCACACCGCGGCGCACGTGGGTGACTGGGGGCCAGTGTCGACCTACCGAGCGATCAACTTGGACGCGGTCGAAGACCTGCTGCGTTTTGCATCAGGCTCGGATCGATTGCGTCGGCTCGTTCACCTCAGTGCACTCGGTGTCTACCAAGCCAAGCACCACTTCGGCACCGATGAAGCCACACCCGTCGACCTTCGCGGTTTCGATGGCTACACCCACACAAAAGCACTCGCGGAAGGACTCGTGAATGCCGCTCACCAAAAGGACGGCATGCCAACCGTGATCGCTCGACCCGGGTTCACTTATGGCGAAGGCGATCGACGGATTTTGCCAAGGCTGATGCAGCGATTCCGAAACGGTTCGATCCGGATGATCGGCGACGGCCAGCGAGTGCTGAACAACACCAACATCGACAACCTCATCGACGGATTGTTCCTGTGCATCGACCACGACGCGGCCGTGGGCGAGACCTTCAACTTGCGAGACGAGCGTTTGGTCACGCGAGCGGAATTCCTCGGCGCGGTGGCGGACTTCCTTGAGCTTCCACCTCCCAAACGTGTTCCGCTGTGGTTCGCCAAAGTCGCTCGCCCGGTCCTCGAAACCTACGGCCGAATTCGCGGTGCGGACGAGCCACCTTTGCTGACCGGCGCGACAATGAAGTTCATGACGCTGAACTTGGACTTCAGCATCAAGAAAGCCAAACGCTTGCTCGGCTATCAACCGCGAGTCGATTTTCGCGAA